From one Lolium rigidum isolate FL_2022 chromosome 4, APGP_CSIRO_Lrig_0.1, whole genome shotgun sequence genomic stretch:
- the LOC124708422 gene encoding probable ascorbate-specific transmembrane electron transporter 1, protein MAVPAPAKAARALAATAAALVLLWCVHFRGGLALSSPTNKGLIFNVHPVLMLIGFIITGSEAIMSYKTLPWSHDTNKMVHFILHTVALFLGSFGVYAAFKFHNESGIDNLYSLHSWVGLGAIILYGLQWVSGFVTFFFPGASPTVRRAMLPWHVRAGLFVYVLALLAAELGFLEKLTFLQTGGLGRYSSEALLVNFTALVVLLLGATVVLYVTAPAQNEHTLGYSAVHKS, encoded by the exons ATGGCCGTGCCGGCGCCGGCCAAGGCTGCTCGCGCGCTCGCGGCCACGGCGGCTGCGCTCGTGCTGCTGTGGTGCGTCCACTTCCGCGGCGGCCTCGCCCTTAGCTCCCCCACCAACAAGGGGCTCATCTTTAAC GTTCATCCTGTACTTATGCTGATTGGATTCATCATCACAGGGAGTGAAG CCATAATGAGCTACAAAACATTGCCGTGGAGTCATGACACAAATAAGATGGTGCATTTTATTCTTCATACTGTTGCGCTCTTTCTGGGATCATTTGGGGTATATGCTGCCTTCAAGTTTCACAATGAAAGTGGAATCGACAACCTATACAGCTTGCATTCCTGGGTTGGACTTGGTGCTATCATTTTGTACGGTTTACAG TGGGTATCTGGCTTTGTCACCTTCTTCTTCCCCGGTGCTTCCCCAACAGTCCGGCGTGCCATGCTACCATGGCATGTTCGTGCTGGGCTCTTCGTCTACGTGCTGGCGCTGCTCGCAGCCGAGCTGGGATTCCTGGAGAAGCTCACCTTCCTTCAGACCGGGGGCCTGGGCAGGTACAGCTCGGAAGCCCTGCTGGTAAACTTCACCGCCCTTGTTGTCTTGCTACTGGGCGCAACTGTCGTGCTGTATGTCACTGCTCCTGCGCAGAACGAGCATACGCTTGGGTATTCAGCAGTTCACAAGTCCTAG